In Flavobacterium cerinum, one genomic interval encodes:
- a CDS encoding SusC/RagA family TonB-linked outer membrane protein: MRISFTITLLFLLTFKSLFSQEQKVSGRITDLNSFPIPGVSIIEKGTTNGTQSDINGNYSIKVPQGTILTFSFIGMKTQEIKVVSTTLNIVLETEASQMKDIVVTALGIKREKKAVGYSVQEIKGDVINRSGQTNAISALSGNIAGVQVTAPSSMGGSSRIVIRGVGSVTRDNRPLIVIDGIPMNNNNYSSSSGGRDYGDASADINPDDIESVSVLKGGPAAALYGSRAANGVIMYTTKSGQKGRSEISFKTGMTLENIYIMPKLQREYGGGASNQLPTATINGQLYNLADYRTDESWGPRYDPNLRYLPWSAFDPEFANDYLVTRPWVAPKKDVTSFFNTGYTSTTNLSLSHSTKTNNIRVSLSNQYTTGIVPNSSLKKNSFSINGGALLHEKLRFDGMLTYTSTNGFNRPEQGYGNSVASSFFQWGQRQLDFDNLKNYKLANGRQRTWNRTSWSDATPLYTDNPYWTINENTSNDQRNRYIGSIKLKYNFSKNLYAIGNIYGDQYNFLIQNRKAVYSQDISRYGESTKRFSEINYEGRLHFDKRWNNFSFNSFIGVNRRNTNHHSLSGSTSGGLIIPNLYNLSNSKNLSTSSNAFSEVRINSAYLMLSLGYANMLYLEATNRKDWFSTINQPANYPSVTGSFVFSELLKSTPWLSYGKIRSGWAQVSNGASPYSIENYYRILKPFQNVPSYSNNTIVNNPNLTPETKISKEIGLEARFLNSRLGFDIALYEDTTRDLITSLQVTSATGFYSKYINSGKMRNRGIEVSLSLTPVKSNDFTWDIIGNFSKNDNRLLSLYKDTKSQQLATSSIGGIGLLATVGEKYGQIYGTDFAYDANGNKIILADGTYKIGERKALGSILPDYNIGIRNSFNYKRLNVGFLIDIQKGGTYHSVTHVYGHYSGLFEETAANGIRENGIVLEGVQEDGTPNTKVISAYRWARLHSKGVDAQNVFDASYIKMREITLNYRLPGKVISKKVNQITFSAFARNIFAWGLKWNGLDPENASYSSGNIQGLESGSLPSTRSYGLNIEIKI; this comes from the coding sequence ATGAGAATATCGTTTACTATCACATTACTCTTTCTGTTAACCTTTAAGTCCTTGTTTTCACAAGAGCAAAAAGTCAGTGGCAGAATTACAGATTTAAACAGCTTTCCTATACCGGGAGTAAGCATTATTGAAAAAGGAACTACTAACGGAACTCAATCCGATATTAATGGTAATTATTCTATAAAAGTGCCACAAGGAACTATTCTGACATTCTCTTTTATTGGGATGAAAACACAGGAAATCAAGGTAGTCTCCACAACACTCAATATAGTATTGGAAACGGAGGCATCCCAAATGAAAGATATTGTTGTTACCGCATTAGGTATTAAAAGAGAAAAGAAGGCCGTGGGGTATTCCGTACAGGAAATAAAAGGTGATGTTATTAACCGGTCGGGCCAAACCAATGCAATCAGTGCATTGTCCGGAAACATTGCCGGTGTACAGGTAACCGCACCTTCATCCATGGGAGGTTCTTCCAGAATCGTGATTAGAGGAGTAGGCTCAGTAACACGAGACAATCGCCCCCTTATTGTCATTGACGGCATTCCCATGAATAACAACAATTATAGCAGCTCTTCAGGAGGAAGAGATTATGGTGATGCTTCTGCTGATATCAATCCGGACGACATCGAATCCGTCTCAGTTCTAAAAGGAGGGCCGGCTGCTGCTTTGTATGGTTCCAGAGCTGCAAACGGTGTCATCATGTACACTACAAAATCCGGTCAAAAAGGAAGATCTGAAATTTCTTTTAAAACCGGAATGACATTGGAGAATATTTACATCATGCCTAAATTACAACGAGAATACGGAGGTGGCGCATCCAACCAACTACCAACTGCTACAATCAACGGGCAACTCTACAATCTTGCCGATTATCGAACAGACGAAAGCTGGGGACCGAGATACGACCCTAACCTCAGATATTTGCCATGGAGTGCATTTGATCCGGAGTTTGCAAACGATTATTTAGTTACCCGACCTTGGGTAGCACCTAAAAAAGATGTTACTTCTTTTTTTAATACAGGTTATACTTCAACTACAAATTTATCCTTGAGTCACAGCACTAAAACAAACAACATAAGGGTTTCATTATCCAATCAATATACAACCGGTATTGTTCCTAATTCCAGTTTGAAGAAAAATTCATTTTCAATTAACGGAGGTGCTTTACTTCATGAAAAGTTGCGATTCGACGGAATGCTAACATACACCAGTACCAATGGTTTTAACAGACCTGAACAAGGATACGGTAATTCTGTTGCTTCCTCATTTTTCCAATGGGGTCAAAGACAACTGGATTTTGATAACTTAAAAAATTATAAGCTAGCCAACGGGAGACAACGTACATGGAACCGAACATCCTGGTCTGATGCTACTCCACTTTATACGGACAATCCATATTGGACCATCAATGAAAACACATCCAATGATCAACGTAATCGCTATATCGGAAGTATCAAGCTTAAATACAATTTTTCGAAAAATCTGTATGCTATCGGAAATATATACGGCGACCAGTATAACTTTTTAATCCAAAACAGAAAAGCGGTTTATTCACAAGACATTTCACGTTACGGAGAATCTACAAAACGATTTTCAGAAATAAACTATGAAGGAAGGCTACATTTCGACAAACGTTGGAATAACTTTAGTTTCAACTCCTTTATAGGAGTGAACCGCAGAAATACCAATCATCATTCCTTATCCGGCAGTACTTCCGGCGGGCTAATCATTCCTAATCTATATAATCTTTCCAACTCAAAAAACCTTTCCACCTCTTCTAACGCATTTTCTGAAGTAAGAATTAACAGTGCTTATCTTATGTTATCATTGGGATACGCTAATATGTTATATCTGGAAGCGACAAATAGAAAGGATTGGTTTTCTACGATTAATCAACCGGCAAATTATCCTTCCGTAACCGGTAGCTTTGTTTTTTCCGAATTACTAAAATCAACTCCGTGGTTATCGTATGGAAAAATCAGAAGCGGATGGGCACAAGTCAGTAACGGAGCAAGCCCATATTCTATAGAGAATTATTATCGTATTTTGAAGCCGTTCCAAAATGTTCCTTCTTACAGCAACAATACAATTGTAAACAATCCCAACCTAACTCCTGAAACCAAAATCAGTAAGGAAATAGGTCTTGAAGCCCGCTTTTTAAATAGTCGTCTAGGTTTTGACATTGCTCTTTATGAAGACACCACCAGAGACCTTATTACATCCTTACAAGTAACATCTGCAACCGGTTTTTACTCTAAATATATCAATTCCGGTAAAATGCGTAACAGAGGTATTGAAGTATCTCTTTCTTTAACTCCGGTAAAATCTAATGATTTCACATGGGACATTATTGGTAACTTTTCAAAAAACGACAACCGATTACTTTCTTTATACAAAGACACCAAGTCACAACAGCTAGCTACTTCTTCCATAGGAGGAATAGGATTATTAGCTACTGTAGGTGAAAAATACGGTCAGATATACGGAACTGATTTTGCATATGACGCAAATGGTAATAAAATAATTCTTGCAGACGGAACCTATAAAATAGGCGAACGAAAAGCATTAGGTTCTATTCTACCGGATTACAATATAGGCATCCGAAACTCTTTTAACTACAAAAGACTTAATGTCGGATTTTTAATTGACATTCAAAAAGGAGGTACTTATCATTCCGTTACCCATGTATACGGTCATTATTCCGGTCTTTTTGAAGAAACTGCTGCCAATGGCATCCGGGAAAACGGAATTGTTCTGGAAGGTGTTCAGGAAGACGGAACTCCAAACACTAAGGTTATTTCTGCTTATAGATGGGCCCGATTACATTCCAAAGGGGTAGATGCTCAAAATGTCTTTGATGCCAGTTATATCAAAATGAGAGAAATCACTTTAAACTACCGTCTACCCGGCAAAGTCATCTCAAAAAAGGTCAATCAGATAACTTTTTCAGCTTTTGCCCGAAATATTTTCGCCTGGGGTCTGAAATGGAACGGACTTGACCCCGAAAATGCAAGCTATTCAAGTGGAAACATTCAGGGACTTGAAAGCGGATCACTTCCTTCTACACGATCTTACGGCCTAAACATAGAAATTAAAATCTGA
- a CDS encoding SusD/RagB family nutrient-binding outer membrane lipoprotein, with product MKKIFYTSILVSLLTVGCISDDSTYNYDKDKSYDVPAENLFTNAQKALVDQMTTPSVNLNPFRFFSQFWAATQYPEESRYDLRTRNVSNNHWNALYRTVLGNLETAKQVIDTEVKPATIPTAQWEIQQKNKKAVIEILQVYTFQILVDSFGDIPYSESLQAAIVLPKYDNDLDIYPALITRLNAAIANLDTSEISFSTGDFIYEGDVTKWKTFANSLKVKLAINLADVNSSLAQSTIQDAFNAGVILNNGDNAKFAYPGAAPMYNPIYANLVASNRNDFVASKTIVDEMNTLGDQRRTVYFELKNGNYIGGINGAANVYQNFSPIGNTLKADNFPSYLMEASEVNFYLAEAAARGYSVGGTADTYYQNAITASFLSWGLSAGDATTYLANPSVNYATASGTYKEKIGRQAWIAFFNRGFEAWTSYRRLDFPNLVAPTNAVTAAEGQVPKRMTYPVNEQTVNNANWVSASAAIGGDKLTSKVFWDVN from the coding sequence ATGAAAAAGATATTTTATACCTCGATACTTGTATCATTACTTACTGTTGGATGTATTAGTGATGATTCAACCTACAATTATGACAAAGACAAGTCATATGACGTTCCTGCGGAAAATCTTTTCACGAATGCTCAAAAAGCGTTGGTCGATCAGATGACAACTCCAAGTGTTAACTTAAATCCTTTCCGCTTTTTCTCTCAGTTTTGGGCTGCTACGCAATATCCGGAAGAATCAAGATATGATTTAAGAACCCGAAATGTTTCGAATAACCACTGGAATGCTTTATACAGAACCGTTTTAGGTAATCTGGAAACAGCCAAACAAGTAATTGACACCGAAGTAAAACCGGCTACAATACCTACGGCACAATGGGAAATCCAGCAAAAAAACAAAAAAGCAGTTATTGAAATCCTTCAGGTATACACGTTCCAGATTCTGGTAGATTCATTTGGTGATATCCCCTATTCCGAATCATTACAAGCTGCTATCGTTTTGCCGAAATATGACAATGATTTAGACATATACCCAGCTTTAATTACCCGACTAAATGCAGCCATTGCAAATCTGGATACTTCTGAGATATCATTCAGTACCGGTGATTTTATTTATGAAGGTGACGTTACCAAATGGAAAACGTTTGCTAATTCATTGAAAGTAAAACTTGCGATCAATCTTGCTGATGTTAATTCCTCTTTGGCGCAATCAACAATACAAGATGCTTTTAACGCCGGAGTTATTTTAAATAATGGTGATAATGCAAAATTTGCATATCCGGGTGCCGCTCCGATGTACAATCCTATTTATGCTAATTTAGTTGCCAGTAACCGTAACGATTTTGTTGCTTCAAAAACCATTGTTGATGAAATGAATACTTTGGGAGATCAGCGCAGAACAGTGTACTTTGAACTTAAAAACGGAAACTATATCGGAGGAATTAACGGTGCTGCAAACGTATACCAAAATTTCTCTCCGATTGGAAACACTTTAAAAGCAGATAACTTCCCAAGTTATTTAATGGAGGCTTCAGAAGTTAATTTCTATTTAGCCGAGGCAGCCGCCAGAGGTTATTCAGTTGGTGGTACGGCAGACACTTATTATCAAAATGCTATTACAGCTTCGTTTCTTAGTTGGGGACTTTCCGCAGGTGATGCAACTACCTATCTGGCCAATCCAAGTGTTAACTATGCAACAGCTTCCGGTACTTATAAAGAAAAAATTGGCCGACAGGCCTGGATCGCATTCTTCAATAGAGGTTTCGAAGCCTGGACGAGTTATAGAAGACTTGACTTCCCGAATCTTGTCGCTCCGACAAATGCTGTTACAGCTGCCGAAGGACAAGTGCCAAAACGTATGACATATCCAGTAAACGAGCAAACAGTTAATAATGCCAACTGGGTTAGTGCATCAGCCGCTATAGGAGGTGATAAACTGACCAGCAAAGTATTCTGGGATGTAAATTAG
- a CDS encoding SusC/RagA family TonB-linked outer membrane protein — MRVKFKSFLTLFLVLLVQNLIAQERNVSGKVTDSNGLPLPGVSVVEKGTSNGTQTDFDGNYKIKVGPTATLVYTFIGMRTQEAKASTTVLNVKLEDEAKVLEGVVVTALGISRDKKSLGYSSQKLDDRTVNSSPTTNFLNNLSGKVSGLEVKTNSNFGGSTNIVLRGSKSLTGNNQALMVVDGVPVSNSNLNSDYTQSGRRGFDFGNSASDIDPNNIESITVLKGAAATALYGSQAANGAIMITTKKGKKNNALGVSISSTTSIGSYDKKTFAKYQKGYGAGGYSGANDSFITTDVNGDGIPDLLLDMTADASYGNAFNPSLMVYQWSAFDQGNPNFGKPTPWVAGANDPGSFFKNSFSTVNSININGGDEKSTYNFSYTNNNETGILPNSILNRNIINGNFGRDLNDKIKTTAFFTYVNQNTTGRNSIGYNDNIITGFRQWWPTNVDIAELRESYFRNMTNSTWNMNGPVDGDFSPAYWNNPYWDRYENYSSDRRTRFLTGASITADVVRNVNVLARVTVDNSFDRQEIRKAIGSHAEEFGIQNLDETSGYNLYTRNFTQQTYDFIATYNFNMGDNYSGKLLAGSTFIKSNADSFESSTIGGLVAPNLYTLANSKSFVAPIESEIDYQKLGLYAQASFDYKRTIFVEGSFRRDQSTALPTNNNKYNYYSVGASLIASEFINATWLNNLKLRGNYAVVGNDPTPGLIGSKVNNGIIGGNLMFSNGTVYSDFNSLKAEKLKSWEFGIEAAMFKNRLNFDVSLYQSNTTDQIYNVPQSTSTSYATSRINAGEMRNRGIEASVFGSPIKTQDFEWQIAVNWSKNKNEVVSLNQGRDNLQLATFQSGVSLNATVGEPYGTLRGTDFVYDANGNKVVDSDGYYLTASNKVIGNIQADWIGGVSNRFTYKNVSLNFLIDVKHGGDLYSLDMAYGLYSGIYPETAGLNDLGNPVRNSIANGGGVILEGVYADGTPNTTRIEANYVGSAFGTQSAPARAFVYDASYVKLREVGLSYNFNTKLLERTFFKSLSLSLLGNNLWIIDKNVPYADPEAGTSSGNIQGYQSGVMPTTRVYSLNIKASF; from the coding sequence ATGAGAGTAAAATTCAAATCTTTTTTAACACTTTTTTTAGTGTTATTAGTGCAAAATCTGATTGCACAGGAAAGAAACGTTTCCGGTAAGGTGACTGACTCGAACGGATTGCCACTACCAGGCGTTAGCGTAGTAGAAAAGGGAACTTCAAACGGAACCCAAACCGATTTTGACGGTAATTACAAAATCAAAGTCGGTCCGACAGCAACTCTGGTATATACCTTCATTGGCATGAGAACCCAAGAAGCAAAAGCCAGCACTACTGTGTTAAATGTAAAATTGGAAGATGAAGCCAAAGTACTGGAAGGTGTTGTTGTAACAGCTTTAGGTATCTCAAGAGATAAAAAATCTTTAGGATATTCTTCTCAAAAATTAGATGACAGAACCGTAAATTCCTCACCAACAACCAATTTCCTAAACAATTTATCCGGAAAAGTTTCCGGTTTGGAAGTAAAAACTAACTCAAATTTTGGAGGTTCAACAAACATTGTATTAAGAGGATCAAAAAGTTTAACCGGGAACAACCAGGCTTTAATGGTTGTTGATGGTGTTCCTGTTAGTAACTCCAACTTAAATTCAGATTATACGCAAAGCGGAAGAAGAGGTTTTGACTTCGGTAACTCCGCTTCGGATATCGACCCGAACAACATTGAATCCATTACCGTTTTAAAAGGGGCCGCTGCAACTGCATTATATGGTAGCCAGGCTGCTAATGGTGCGATTATGATCACCACTAAAAAAGGTAAAAAGAATAATGCTTTGGGAGTTAGCATCAGCTCGACTACCTCTATCGGTTCATACGACAAAAAAACGTTTGCTAAATATCAAAAAGGATACGGAGCAGGTGGTTATTCCGGAGCCAATGACAGCTTCATTACAACTGATGTTAACGGCGACGGTATACCCGACTTACTATTAGACATGACGGCAGATGCCTCTTATGGTAATGCTTTTAATCCAAGTTTAATGGTTTATCAATGGAGTGCATTCGACCAGGGAAATCCCAATTTTGGCAAACCAACACCATGGGTAGCCGGCGCAAATGACCCAGGTAGTTTCTTTAAAAACTCTTTCAGTACCGTAAATAGTATTAACATCAACGGTGGTGACGAGAAGAGCACCTACAACTTCAGCTATACCAACAACAATGAAACCGGTATTCTACCAAACAGTATTCTGAATCGTAATATTATCAATGGTAATTTCGGTCGTGACCTGAATGATAAAATCAAAACCACGGCTTTCTTTACCTATGTTAACCAAAATACTACAGGTCGTAACAGTATTGGATATAACGACAACATCATCACAGGATTCAGACAATGGTGGCCAACGAATGTTGACATCGCAGAATTAAGAGAATCGTATTTCAGAAACATGACAAACTCTACCTGGAATATGAACGGTCCCGTTGATGGTGATTTTTCTCCGGCCTATTGGAACAATCCATATTGGGACCGATATGAAAACTATTCAAGCGACAGAAGAACGCGTTTCCTTACTGGTGCATCTATTACAGCCGACGTAGTTCGAAATGTAAACGTTTTGGCACGTGTAACCGTTGATAACTCTTTTGACCGTCAGGAAATACGAAAAGCTATCGGTAGCCACGCGGAAGAATTCGGAATCCAAAACCTTGATGAAACTTCCGGATATAACCTGTATACCCGAAATTTCACTCAACAAACCTATGATTTCATTGCCACTTATAATTTCAACATGGGTGATAACTACTCCGGAAAATTATTAGCCGGTTCAACGTTCATCAAGTCAAATGCCGACTCTTTTGAAAGTTCAACTATCGGAGGATTAGTAGCACCGAATCTTTATACATTGGCCAACTCAAAATCGTTTGTAGCTCCAATTGAAAGCGAAATCGATTATCAGAAATTAGGTCTATATGCACAGGCATCTTTCGATTACAAGAGAACCATTTTTGTTGAAGGTTCCTTCCGAAGAGATCAGTCAACGGCATTACCGACAAACAACAACAAATACAACTATTATTCCGTTGGTGCCAGTTTAATCGCCTCAGAATTCATCAATGCAACATGGTTGAACAATTTAAAACTTAGAGGAAACTATGCTGTTGTTGGTAATGACCCTACGCCGGGATTAATCGGATCAAAAGTAAATAACGGAATCATTGGCGGTAATCTGATGTTTTCAAACGGAACAGTTTATTCCGACTTCAACTCTTTAAAAGCAGAAAAGCTAAAAAGCTGGGAGTTTGGTATTGAAGCTGCTATGTTTAAAAATCGTTTAAACTTTGATGTTTCCTTATATCAGAGTAACACAACAGATCAGATTTACAACGTACCGCAATCTACATCAACCAGTTATGCAACATCGCGAATCAACGCCGGTGAAATGCGTAACAGAGGTATCGAAGCTTCTGTATTTGGGTCACCAATTAAAACACAAGACTTTGAATGGCAGATTGCTGTTAACTGGTCAAAAAACAAAAATGAGGTAGTTTCCTTAAATCAGGGAAGAGACAACTTACAGTTAGCGACTTTCCAAAGTGGTGTAAGTTTAAATGCTACCGTTGGAGAACCATACGGTACACTTAGAGGAACAGATTTCGTATATGATGCCAATGGAAACAAAGTAGTAGACAGTGACGGATACTATTTAACGGCAAGTAATAAAGTAATTGGTAATATTCAGGCCGACTGGATCGGAGGAGTTTCCAACCGATTCACCTATAAAAATGTATCCTTGAATTTCCTTATCGATGTAAAACATGGCGGTGACTTATATTCCTTAGACATGGCCTATGGTCTATATAGCGGTATTTATCCGGAAACTGCCGGTCTTAATGATCTGGGCAATCCGGTTCGTAATTCAATTGCAAATGGTGGTGGTGTTATTTTAGAAGGCGTTTATGCAGACGGAACACCGAATACAACACGAATTGAAGCGAACTACGTAGGATCTGCCTTTGGAACACAATCAGCTCCGGCAAGAGCATTTGTTTATGATGCTTCTTATGTTAAGCTGAGAGAAGTTGGATTATCCTATAATTTCAATACAAAACTTCTTGAAAGAACATTTTTCAAATCACTATCATTAAGTCTTCTTGGAAATAACTTATGGATTATCGACAAAAACGTTCCATATGCTGATCCGGAAGCCGGTACATCATCAGGTAACATACAAGGATATCAATCCGGGGTGATGCCAACTACAAGAGTATATTCATTAAATATTAAAGCAAGTTTCTAA
- the rpsL gene encoding 30S ribosomal protein S12 — MPTIQQLVRTGRAQITKKSKSAALDSCPQRRGVCTRVYTTTPKKPNSAMRKVARVRLTNGNEVNAYIPGEGHNLQEHSIVLVRGGRVKDLPGVRYHIVRGALDTAGVNGRTQRRSKYGAKRPKDKK, encoded by the coding sequence ATGCCAACAATTCAACAATTAGTAAGAACAGGGAGAGCCCAGATAACTAAGAAGAGTAAATCGGCTGCTTTAGATTCTTGTCCTCAAAGAAGAGGGGTTTGTACGCGTGTTTACACTACTACACCAAAGAAACCAAACTCTGCAATGCGTAAAGTTGCGCGTGTACGTTTGACAAATGGTAATGAGGTGAATGCTTACATCCCAGGAGAAGGACACAATCTACAAGAGCACTCGATAGTATTAGTTAGAGGTGGAAGGGTAAAAGATTTACCAGGAGTTAGATACCACATCGTTCGTGGTGCTTTGGATACTGCCGGTGTTAACGGTAGAACTCAAAGAAGATCTAAGTATGGTGCTAAACGCCCTAAAGACAAAAAGTAA
- the rpsG gene encoding 30S ribosomal protein S7: protein MRKRQAKKRPLLPDPKFNDQLVTRFVNNLMWDGKKSTAFKVFYDALEIVETKKQDAEKSSLEIWKDALTNVMPHVEVRSRRVGGATFQIPMQIRPDRKISMAMKWMILYARKRNEKSMAGKLASEILAAAKEEGAAVKKRMDTHKMAEANKAFSHFRF, encoded by the coding sequence ATGAGAAAAAGACAGGCCAAAAAAAGACCTCTTTTACCAGATCCGAAATTTAACGATCAGTTAGTAACGCGTTTTGTGAATAACTTAATGTGGGATGGTAAAAAATCGACTGCTTTCAAAGTATTCTATGATGCTTTAGAGATCGTTGAAACTAAAAAGCAAGATGCAGAAAAATCCTCATTGGAAATCTGGAAAGATGCATTGACAAATGTTATGCCTCACGTTGAAGTTCGTTCTCGTCGTGTAGGTGGAGCTACTTTCCAAATCCCTATGCAGATTCGTCCGGACAGAAAAATCTCTATGGCGATGAAATGGATGATTCTTTACGCTAGAAAAAGAAATGAGAAATCTATGGCAGGGAAACTTGCTTCTGAAATCTTAGCTGCTGCCAAAGAAGAAGGTGCTGCTGTTAAGAAAAGAATGGATACTCACAAAATGGCGGAAGCAAACAAAGCATTCTCTCACTTTAGATTTTAA
- the fusA gene encoding elongation factor G — MARDLKYTRNIGIAAHIDAGKTTTTERILFYTGKTHKIGEVHEGAATMDWMEQEAERGITITSAATTCTWNFPTEQGKATADTKDYHFNIIDTPGHVDFTVEVNRSLRVLDGLVFLFSAVDGVEPQSETNWRLADNYKVPRMGFVNKMDRQGSNFLAVCQQVKDMLKSNAVPLVLPIGDEADFRGVVDLIKNQAIVWHDDTQGATFDIIPIPEDMVADAKQYRAQLIEEVAAYDENLLEKFMEDESSITEEEINNALRRATIDMAIIPMLCGSSFKNKGVQFMLDSVCKFLPSPLDKEAIEGTNPDTDEPISRKPSVSEPFAALAFKIATDPYVGRLAFFRAYSGRLDAGSYVLNNRSGNKERISRIYQMHANKQNPIEYIEAGDIGAAVGFKDIKTGDTLSDEKHPIVLESMVFPDPVIGIAVEPKTKADVDKMGMALAKLAEEDPTFTVRTDHASGQTIISGMGELHLDIIVDRMRREFKVEVNQGEPQVEYKEAFTRSAQHRETYKKQSGGRGKFGDIVFRIEPADEVDGKVPVGLQFVNEVKGGNVPKEYIPAVEKGFREAMKSGPLAGYEVDSLKVTLLDGSFHPVDSDALSFELAAKMGYKESAKAAGAVILEPIMKLEVLTPEENMGDIVGDLNRRRGQINNMDDRNGAKVVKASVPLSEMFGYVTTLRTLSSGRATSTMEFSHYAETPSNISDDVIKKAKGNA, encoded by the coding sequence ATGGCTAGAGATTTAAAATATACTAGAAATATCGGGATTGCTGCTCACATTGATGCTGGTAAAACAACAACAACTGAGCGTATCTTATTTTACACCGGGAAAACACATAAAATTGGTGAAGTACACGAAGGTGCTGCAACAATGGACTGGATGGAACAAGAGGCTGAAAGAGGTATTACCATTACTTCTGCTGCTACTACTTGTACTTGGAATTTCCCTACTGAGCAAGGTAAAGCAACTGCTGATACTAAAGATTACCACTTTAATATTATCGATACTCCGGGTCACGTTGACTTTACAGTAGAGGTAAACCGTTCTCTACGTGTATTGGATGGATTAGTGTTCTTGTTTTCTGCGGTAGACGGAGTTGAGCCTCAGTCGGAAACGAACTGGAGACTTGCTGATAACTATAAAGTTCCTCGTATGGGATTTGTTAACAAGATGGACCGTCAAGGGTCTAACTTCTTAGCAGTTTGCCAACAGGTTAAAGATATGTTGAAATCGAATGCAGTGCCGTTGGTATTGCCAATCGGTGATGAAGCAGACTTTAGAGGAGTAGTAGACTTGATCAAAAACCAGGCTATTGTTTGGCATGATGATACTCAGGGAGCTACTTTTGATATTATTCCAATTCCTGAAGATATGGTTGCTGATGCGAAACAATACAGAGCTCAGTTAATCGAGGAAGTGGCTGCATATGATGAAAACCTTTTAGAGAAATTCATGGAAGATGAAAGCTCTATTACAGAGGAGGAAATCAACAATGCATTAAGAAGAGCAACTATTGATATGGCTATCATTCCAATGTTGTGTGGTTCTTCATTCAAAAATAAAGGGGTTCAGTTCATGTTGGATTCAGTTTGTAAATTCTTGCCTTCTCCGTTGGATAAAGAAGCTATCGAAGGTACAAATCCTGATACTGACGAGCCGATCTCTCGTAAACCATCCGTAAGTGAGCCGTTTGCTGCTTTAGCATTTAAAATTGCTACTGACCCTTATGTAGGTCGTTTGGCATTCTTTAGAGCTTACTCTGGACGTTTAGATGCAGGTTCTTACGTGTTGAACAACCGTTCTGGTAACAAAGAGCGTATCTCTCGTATTTACCAAATGCACGCTAACAAACAAAATCCAATTGAATATATTGAGGCTGGAGATATCGGAGCTGCTGTAGGATTTAAAGATATCAAGACTGGAGATACATTATCTGATGAGAAACATCCGATTGTATTGGAGTCTATGGTATTCCCTGATCCTGTAATTGGTATCGCTGTTGAGCCGAAAACTAAAGCTGACGTTGATAAAATGGGTATGGCTTTAGCTAAATTGGCTGAAGAGGATCCGACGTTTACAGTTAGAACTGACCATGCTTCAGGACAAACTATTATCTCTGGTATGGGTGAGCTTCACTTAGATATCATTGTAGATCGTATGCGTCGTGAGTTTAAAGTTGAGGTAAACCAAGGTGAGCCGCAAGTTGAGTACAAAGAGGCATTTACAAGATCTGCACAACACAGAGAAACGTATAAAAAACAATCTGGTGGACGTGGTAAATTCGGTGATATCGTATTTAGAATCGAGCCTGCTGATGAAGTTGATGGAAAAGTGCCTGTAGGGTTACAATTCGTTAACGAAGTTAAAGGTGGTAACGTTCCTAAAGAATATATCCCTGCTGTTGAAAAAGGATTTAGAGAGGCTATGAAGTCTGGTCCTTTAGCTGGATATGAAGTTGATAGTTTAAAAGTTACTTTATTGGATGGATCTTTCCACCCTGTGGATTCCGATGCGCTTTCATTCGAATTGGCTGCTAAGATGGGATATAAAGAATCTGCTAAAGCTGCAGGTGCTGTAATCCTTGAGCCGATCATGAAGTTAGAAGTATTGACTCCGGAAGAGAATATGGGTGACATCGTTGGGGATTTGAACCGTCGTAGAGGTCAGATCAACAACATGGACGACAGAAATGGTGCTAAAGTTGTTAAAGCTAGTGTGCCGCTTTCTGAAATGTTTGGATATGTTACAACATTGAGAACATTATCTTCTGGTAGAGCAACATCTACAATGGAGTTCTCTCACTATGCAGAGACGCCAAGCAACATCTCTGATGATGTAATCAAAAAAGCAAAAGGTAACGCTTAA